Proteins found in one Candidatus Krumholzibacteriia bacterium genomic segment:
- a CDS encoding class II fumarate hydratase — MAKKRTSRRRRVPKWRIEQDSMGKMKVPSWALWGASTQRAKDNFPVSGRVVPVEVVHAFGLLKEACARANMELKRISGPKGRTIVRAAQAVAEGELDDHFVVDVFQTGSGTSTNMNANEVIANYASLEAGEEVGSKRPVHPNDHVNMGQSSNDTFPTAMHVAAALSLANDLKPALERMQEELAARAEEWDDITKIGRTHLMDATPIRVGQVFGGYAEQMAKAMERCDVAIEALSELAIGGTAVGTGINTHPQFSKKVCQQLSNATGLTFREANNHPEAQAAKDGYVEVSGELRTIAVSLSKIANDIRWLGSGPRCGLGELSLPATQPGSSIMPGKVNPVICESMIQICARVVGNDTSVTLGGFGGVGSILELNVAMPMMADAVHESIKLLTNGCDMFTDKLLRDLKVNREHTEGLIEGSLMIVTSLAPVIGYDQAAAVAKEAHRKGKTIREIVLALELLDEEQLDELLDFDAMTRPHR; from the coding sequence ATGGCGAAGAAGCGTACGAGCCGTCGCCGCCGCGTGCCGAAGTGGCGGATCGAACAGGACTCGATGGGGAAGATGAAGGTTCCTTCGTGGGCGCTGTGGGGAGCGTCGACGCAGCGGGCGAAGGACAACTTCCCCGTGAGCGGGCGCGTGGTGCCCGTGGAGGTGGTGCATGCCTTCGGCCTGCTGAAGGAGGCCTGCGCCCGGGCGAACATGGAGCTCAAGCGGATCAGCGGGCCCAAGGGCCGCACGATCGTGCGCGCCGCCCAGGCCGTGGCCGAGGGTGAGCTCGACGACCACTTCGTCGTCGACGTCTTCCAGACCGGTTCGGGCACGTCGACCAACATGAACGCCAACGAGGTGATCGCCAACTACGCCTCGCTCGAGGCCGGCGAGGAGGTCGGCAGCAAGCGCCCCGTGCATCCCAACGACCACGTGAACATGGGGCAGAGCAGCAACGACACCTTTCCCACCGCCATGCACGTGGCCGCTGCCCTGTCCCTTGCCAACGACCTGAAGCCCGCGCTCGAGCGCATGCAGGAGGAGTTGGCGGCCAGGGCCGAGGAGTGGGACGACATCACCAAGATCGGCCGGACCCATCTGATGGACGCCACGCCCATCCGCGTGGGGCAGGTCTTCGGCGGCTACGCCGAGCAGATGGCGAAGGCGATGGAGCGCTGCGACGTGGCGATCGAAGCGCTGAGCGAGCTGGCCATCGGCGGCACCGCCGTCGGCACCGGCATCAACACCCACCCGCAGTTCTCGAAGAAGGTCTGCCAGCAGCTGAGCAACGCCACCGGCCTGACCTTTCGCGAGGCGAACAACCACCCCGAGGCCCAGGCGGCCAAGGACGGCTACGTGGAGGTGAGCGGCGAGCTGCGCACCATCGCCGTGAGCCTGAGCAAGATCGCCAACGACATCCGCTGGCTCGGAAGCGGCCCCCGCTGCGGTCTGGGCGAGCTGAGCCTGCCCGCCACCCAGCCCGGCAGTTCGATCATGCCCGGCAAGGTGAACCCCGTGATCTGCGAGAGCATGATCCAGATCTGCGCCCGCGTGGTCGGCAACGACACCTCGGTCACCCTGGGCGGATTCGGCGGCGTGGGCAGCATCCTCGAGCTCAACGTGGCCATGCCCATGATGGCCGACGCGGTGCACGAGAGCATCAAGCTGCTCACCAACGGTTGCGACATGTTCACCGACAAGCTCCTGCGCGACCTGAAGGTGAACCGCGAGCACACCGAGGGGCTGATCGAGGGCTCGCTGATGATCGTCACCAGCCTGGCCCCCGTCATCGGCTACGACCAGGCCGCCGCCGTGGCCAAGGAGGCCCACCGGAAGGGCAAGACCATTCGCGAGATCGTCCTGGCCCTCGAACTCCTCGACGAGGAGCAGCTCGACGAGCTGCTGGACTTCGACGCGATGACCCGCCCGCACCGTTAG